The Oncorhynchus keta strain PuntledgeMale-10-30-2019 chromosome 22, Oket_V2, whole genome shotgun sequence genome includes the window GATTGTGAAGCCAGCAGTTCACTTTGAACGTGAACAAAATGTGCTCGTGTGAAAAGGTGTGTTTATGTAAAACAATATAAATGGACTCGGGGCCGGCCTGCTCACGAGGCAGGATTAGGTGTCCGCCTAAAGTTGCAGGTTGACGAAGGCAGcattttctgagctaaactgaccaagacacaactccaacaacaacaacataaaacCTCACACAATTCTGCCCCCCCCAAAATgacaatttctctcaaccagGGGCATAAGGTCTTTTTTGGCGAGCGATTTCGCCCTGTGATAAGCagtgcccactttgtcaaaggcagGGGCGCAAAATATTTTGCTTGTCCAATCCCAGCGCGCCTCTCCAAGGTGCTGTTGGAGAGACGCAACACTGCGGAGCCCCACCAACGTTCTGTCAAGAAAATAATTGAACATAAATCATGTAGCAGATATAGGATATGGTAGAAAGAGTGTGTGGACTTCTCTATAGGCTACTGGCTGGAGATAAAATGACAAAGAGATGTAAAGAGATGGACACTTATTTACATCATGTAGGTTTCTCAAATCATAGAGTCAAACCTAAATGGTGCGCAATCAAAATTAGAAAATGTGCtgtcatgttaacaaacaacataTCCTAAAAACAGAACAGGTCAAAGTACAATGGACAACATGGATGGACAATCACAACCATCGACATGATCATTGGTTTCAAGTTTGTATCGGTACATTTTTGACAAGCTGATCATAGCGAAAAAGAGAATACttctgcatttcctgctgtaTAAACACATTGCAAATAGGCTCACGATAAATTCTGATAAAGTTGGGTAGCTGATATTCAGAGCCTAAATAAACAAATTGATTAGTCACAGGAATCAGGACTAATAAAGCCAATGCAACAGCTTGTTTTACAAATGGTGGGACTACCACATGGACGGGCATTCATACAATTCCATTTTGGGGCAACACATTAGGCTACATCCCATGAAGCACAAGCCAACGTCTTTTGGACATTGTTTTGGGGGTATTTTACAAACGGTAGGCTTACCACATAGATGGGCATTCATAAAATGTACTTTCAGGGAACACTGTCGGGTGCACCTCAGTAAACACGGACTGATGCCGACGCCTTTTGGGCAATCTTTTTTTGGTGCAGTCCGGACCGGCCCTGATTTCCACATCCGGTACGGGCCAAATCTGAACCAATGATAGACGTCTATAAATTACGTATTTTCAACCTTCATTCAGAACTAAAAATGAGCCTGACTTCAACATCTGAAAAGTTAAAACAAGTATTCTAAACATACGGAAAAAATATACTTTCAACATTCATTCAGAACCTAAATTGAATCTTTTAGTTGTCTTTTCAACTTAATTTTGCTTACTGGGACTTTTTAAAGTCTAGCAGCATTTTTTGGTCTAGCTTAGGGCTGCAGAACAGCAAGGACCGGAACTGAATggactgtgtgtatgtgctggCAGTTTTGCTCTCACAAGCGAATCTGTCCAGTGGAGAGTGCGCTGGTGATCCACAGCAGGTCCAGGGTCTTGAAGGGCACCAGGACGAAGCTGACGTTGGCTGCCAGGTTCTTGGCACTCTCTGGGTACATGAAGTGGTGAGTGGTGTGGCTGCCTGCATCCTCCTCATAGCCCAGCGTGGGTGCCAGATTGATCCTGACAGACACAGGTAATCAGACCATGCTGGGAGAAGCTCCAATgataaacacacaaacagagggATATCAAGACATCCTCAAcaagacttgcctagttaaataaaaatctctctctctctctacaataaCTGTAAAGAGCCTAGAGTAGCATTAAACCCCCTCAACTACTAAACAGATGAACATAACCTGTTCTAAACCCCCTCAACTACTAAACAGATGAACATAACCTGTTCTAAACCCCCTCAACTACTAAACAGATGAACATAACCTGTTCTAAACCCCCTCAACTACTAAACATATGAACATAACCTGTTCTAAACCCCCTCAAGTACTAAACAGATGAACATAACCTGTTCTAAACCCCCTCAACTACTAAACAGATGAACATAACCTGTTCTAAACCCCCTCAACTACTAAACAGATGAACCTAACCTGTTCTAAACCCCCTCAACTACTAAACAGATGAACATAACCTGTTCTAAACCCCCTCAACTACTAAACAGATGAACATAACCTGTTCTAAACCCCCTCAACTACTAAACAGATGAACATAACCTGTTCTAAACCCCCTCAACTACTAAACAGATGAACCTAACCTGTTCTAAACCCCCTCAACTACTAAACAGATGAACATAACCTGTTCTAAACCCCCTCAACTACTAAACAGATGAACATAACCTGTTCTAAACCCCCTCAACTACTAAACAGATGAACATAACCTGTTCTAAACCCCCTCAACTACTAAACAGATGAACATAACCTGTTCTAAACCCCCTCAACTACTAAACAGATGAACATAACCTGTTCTAAACCCCCTCAACTACTAAACAGATGAACATAACCTGTTCTAAACCCCCTCAACTACTAAACAGATGAACATAACCTGTTCTAAACCCCCTCAACTACTAAACATATGAACATAACCTGTTCTAAACCCCCTCAACTACTAAACAGATGAACATAACCTGTTCTAAACCCCCTTAACTACTAAACAGATGAACATAACCTGTTCTAAACCCCCTCAACTACTAAACAGATGAACATAACCTGTTCTaaaccccctgtctctccctccctccctcacctcatgATGTAGTTGTGGCTGTCTATGGTGGGTCCGTAACCGGCCCCACGCATGTTGCCAGAGTTCCCCACCACGGCACAGCGCAGGCAGCGGGCGGGGTCCCAGGAGCCATAGGGGGAGTGGCCAGGGATCACCTGGAACAGCCGCAGCAGTACCTGCTGGATAGTGTGGGGCTTGAACTGAGGTTGCAGCATCTACAGGCAGGGGGCGACAGAGAGGCCACACAGTCAGGAGAGCAGTACAGGGGGACTGGGAGAGTGCCATAGACTTTCTCTCATTCCTCCGACAGGATGTCAAAAGAGAGCATAGGGGTAGGTTTTAGTATCCTAGTGACTCATGGAAAAAAGAAGAGGTTACAACATATTTAAATGGAGGTGAAAAGATGTCAGATGTTTTAGggggaaatggagggagagatgatgaaAACATTTACATTGAAGGTGAAACAGAGTCTGTTTTTCAAGTCTTTGCTATAGGAGCACATGCAAACCTCCCAACCCCCAAACAAAACAGTTCCATCAGGCTATTGGCACCAACCTTTAAatacctctctctcacacagctctccctctctctcacacagcactccctctctctcacacagcactccctctctctctcacacagcactccctctctctctcacacagcactccctctctcacacagcactccctctctctctcgctctcacacagcactccctctctcacacagctctcgctcacacacagtactccctctctcacacagctctctctctcacacagctctcgctcacacacagcactccctctcacacacacacacacacacacacacacacacacacacacacacacacacacacacacacacacacacccctctctctaagTTTCCCCTGCATGACCTCTTCCCAATGCTCACTCTCTTTCCTTTACTCTGTCTTGCTCCCTCCCCTCCTTGATACCAGCACACTGGCTTTCTGCAGGGTCACTAATTATTGGCAGATGTTCAGTGGGCACTGCTTCTGCCAAACAGTGTCTttactgctctgctctactcctgCTCTGCTCCATTGTAGAGAAACTATGACTATGCTCTTCATTGCTCAACAACCTTGACCATATACTAGGTATATATGTGCTAACCAACTCAACAGTGCAGACTCTTGACTTAACTCTTCGAGAGATCCATTAACCCTAATCTATGCCCTCTTTCACCTTTCCTGTGCACCTACCCCATTAGCTCCTCTCTCTAATCTCATCCTTTCACCAGCTCATTTACTTAACACCACTTAGTAGCTTGGCACTAGCTGGTCTGCCTCTGTTTGTAATCACCTAATTATCGAGTaggatatatactgaacaaaaacacgAATGTAACATGCTACAATTTCAACaactttactgagttacagttcatataaggaaatcagtcaatttaaaccAATTAATTAGGCCatcatctatggatttcacatgtctGGTCAGTTACACATggcctgcggttgtgaggccgattgGATGTACTGCCAATTTCTCTAAAACAACTGTGTTGCATCACAACCATCCATCTACATAgggacttatggtagagaaatgaacatgaaattctctggcaacagctctggtggacattcctgcagtcagcatgccaattgcacactccctcaaaacttgagacatctgtggcattgtgttgtgtgacaaaactgcacattttagagtggccctttattgtccacagcacaaggtgcacctgtgtaatgatcatgatgtttaatcagcttcttgatatgccacacctgtcaggtggatgtattatcttggcaaaggagaaatgctcactaacagggatgtaaacaaatttgcgcacaacatttgagagaaataagcttttaatGCATATGGgctctttcatttcagctcatggaaaatgggaccaacactttacatttttgcgaatatatttttgttcagaatatATAAAGCAAGGCCAGGAACTCGAGGATTTGACACTAAATAAGTTAAACTTCTGACCAAACACAAACTAATTTAGTTTTCTAAATGGTACTTCTCACAGGTCAGCATCTTTCTCTCATACGTCTTCTACTTCAGTGTTCATGTCTGTTAAAAATATCAGCCTCTTTTAGCTACGTAATCACCTAGGCGTGCTTTCCTGTCTGTAATTCAAACAGACTTACAGGGGCTATTTTTCCACTGGACCTCTACAGCTGTGTCTGACTTGTTAATTTCAATATTCAGACATTACTCAATGTCCTCTTTAACAGACCCATCATGTGCTTGCCTTCCTTTAATGTGATTGGCAGAGCTGCTCTCATTCTTTCCAGGGAAACCAGAAGAACGATAGAGGATGGTAAAATGGAGTAAAAcatagaagctgttcagctgGATCACTTACCACCCACCAGTAGTAGACGTCTGAAGGCAGCTGGATGTTGTCCCGTGTCCACACGGGGGAGATGTCCGGGTCGTAGTTCTCATCAAACCAGTCCGACACCCCAGGGTCTCCCACACAGCGGGGACAGGCACATGTCTTCTGCTGCTGGGTGCTCTCCAGTGGGCCCAGCTGGTGGACACCAGAGTAGTTGGGCACTAGTTTTACTCGGCTGGACTTCTCCCACCCGGGGGGCTCCAGGTAGGGCAGGCCAATGCCCCCcctcagagagatggagaagaagagggaggtgAGAAAGACAAGGCCCAGGGAGCCCAGCAAAACCCACACCCTCAATGAGCACCGCATGCCTCCTCCGCCGGCCCTGGCCCCTGCCATCCGACCAACCCGCTCCACGCTGGTACCGCCTGTCAACATGGGCCTCAGCTCCCCTGATCTTTGGACCCTCACCCCTCCAGGGCTGCCCCacacccagccccagccccagtgcCCCTCCCGGTGCTGGGTGACGGAGGGCACCCGGCCCCCCCAATTCCATGCACTGTTTCCTGCCACCGTCCCCACCCTGCTGGCCTCAGCTCCACTGAGTGCTGGCTGGCTCACGCTGGCTCAGAGAGAACACTCTCCCAGcgccacagacagagagagggagagccgcTGCTCAACAGTGAGTCTCTCAGTGTCTCACACTAAACAGTTTGTCAGATAGTCTGTGTCTGTTGCTTCTCCCCACTCTCAGTCTCTCCGCACGCAGCTGCCGCTCTTCACACCCACCAGCCCGGCTCTCCACTCCCCGTACTGCTCCAGTCCTGGATGGGAGCTCCAGCAGTGTCTGCACATACAAAACTCTGATGAACTCTGCACAAATTGTACACTGCTAGAGTCTGAGAAACTGTCAGAGCTTATCACGCTGTGTTAGCAGTCCCACCTATAGTGATATCCATGGTAAAAGTCAGGTAGCAAGTCATTAGTGTCATCTCAGCCATCCATGTGAGTAGCCCGCCCTGGTGTTTTGAGGTCCTCTGTCAAGTGCTGAAGCAGTCTTCTGAGTAGTATGCTCTAGCGGGCTAGACGGGAGAAGGAGGGTAAAAGGCGGAGGCGACTGCAGGCAGGCTGGCATGAAAGAAGCTCCATCGAGTCTCTAGTCAACCTGAACAAATAACacgtctccccctcttcctccctcttctcacTTCTCTGCCCGTCTCGCGCAAGCTTCATTTTTTTCTGTCAGAAGATCCACTTTAGAGTTTCTGAGACTTGCAGAAAGAGCAGAGCTACTCAGGACTTTGTGTTCTCCTCCGCTAGAACGTAGGGCCAGGTGTCCTGTAGTCTAGTTGTCATTGAGGCTGTGAGtggtgtatgtctctgtgtggcaGACTGAGCATCTACCAGCCCTCCAGATGCTCTGCATCcacgttctgtctgtctgtctgggggaggaGCTCTCTGGACATGTCAAGTCTGAT containing:
- the LOC118401294 gene encoding CMP-N-acetylneuraminate-beta-galactosamide-alpha-2,3-sialyltransferase 2-like isoform X2 — its product is MLTGGTSVERVGRMAGARAGGGGMRCSLRVWVLLGSLGLVFLTSLFFSISLRGGIGLPYLEPPGWEKSSRVKLVPNYSGVHQLGPLESTQQQKTCACPRCVGDPGVSDWFDENYDPDISPVWTRDNIQLPSDVYYWWVMLQPQFKPHTIQQVLLRLFQVIPGHSPYGSWDPARCLRCAVVGNSGNMRGAGYGPTIDSHNYIMRINLAPTLGYEEDAGSHTTHHFMYPESAKNLAANVSFVLVPFKTLDLLWITSALSTGQIRLFGPYRMWKSGPVRTAPKKDCPKGVGISPCLLRCTRQCSLKVHFMNAHLCGKPTVCKIPPKQCPKDVGLCFMGCSLMCCPKMELYECPSMW
- the LOC118401294 gene encoding CMP-N-acetylneuraminate-beta-galactosamide-alpha-2,3-sialyltransferase 2-like isoform X3, translated to MLTGGTSVERVGRMAGARAGGGGMRCSLRVWVLLGSLGLVFLTSLFFSISLRGGIGLPYLEPPGWEKSSRVKLVPNYSGVHQLGPLESTQQQKTCACPRCVGDPGVSDWFDENYDPDISPVWTRDNIQLPSDVYYWWVMLQPQFKPHTIQQVLLRLFQVIPGHSPYGSWDPARCLRCAVVGNSGNMRGAGYGPTIDSHNYIMRINLAPTLGYEEDAGSHTTHHFMYPESAKNLAANVSFVLVPFKTLDLLWITSALSTGQIRLFGPYRMWKSGPVRTAPKKDCPKGVGISPCLLRCTRQCSLKVHFMNAHLCVPTPL
- the LOC118401294 gene encoding CMP-N-acetylneuraminate-beta-galactosamide-alpha-2,3-sialyltransferase 2-like isoform X1, which translates into the protein MLTGGTSVERVGRMAGARAGGGGMRCSLRVWVLLGSLGLVFLTSLFFSISLRGGIGLPYLEPPGWEKSSRVKLVPNYSGVHQLGPLESTQQQKTCACPRCVGDPGVSDWFDENYDPDISPVWTRDNIQLPSDVYYWWVMLQPQFKPHTIQQVLLRLFQVIPGHSPYGSWDPARCLRCAVVGNSGNMRGAGYGPTIDSHNYIMRINLAPTLGYEEDAGSHTTHHFMYPESAKNLAANVSFVLVPFKTLDLLWITSALSTGQIRFTYAPVKQFLRVDKDKAQIFNPAFFKYIHDRWTRHHGRYPSTGILVLFFALHVCDEVNVFGFGADSRGNWHHYWEQNRYSGEFRKTGVHDADYEALIIDSLVKAGKITIFPGK